A stretch of DNA from Thiomicrospira sp. XS5:
TTATTTCCATGAGCCGTAGCTTAAATTTGGATATTATTGCCGAGGGCATTGAAACGGACGAACAGCGGGCATTCGTCAATTCGGAAGGGTGTTATATGATTCAAGGCTACCTATACAGCAAGCCTGTCACCTATGATGAAATGACCGCCAAATTGCAAGCCAACGCCTCGTGATTCTCATCCATTGCAAAATGGCTTAAACTGTACGCGGACGTGACTTCACGTCCAAACGATCCCGCCACTGATCGCCCAACAGATTCACGCCCAACACCACCAGCATCAACGCGATGCCCGGCGCCCACACCAAATGCGGTGCAACCAGAAGATAACGTGTTCCCTCTCGAATCATGCTACCCCAGGAAGCATCCGGTGCCTGCACGCCCAACCCCAGGAAAGACAACCCAGCTTCAGAAATGACTGCTCCGGCAATGCCAAACGTCGCTTCGACCCCCAAAGGAGCCAGCATCAATGGGATCAAATGTCGGAATAAAATCAAATGCGTCGGTACCGCCATCGCCTTCGCGGCCTGAATATGCTCACGCTGACGTAAACTCAACGTCTGCGCACGCGCCAAACGCGCATAACCAACCCAACCGACCGTCACCAAGGCAAATACGACATTTTCAATCCCCGGCCCTAAAATCGCCGCCAGCGCAATGGCCAACAGCAACCCCGGAAAGGCCAAAAACACATCAATTATTTTCAACACCACCTTATCGGTCCAACCGCCGATATAGGCACTGTACACACCAATCGTCGTGCCAATCAGTGCCGAAAACACCACCACCGACACCGCGACCAATAAAGAGGTTTGTGCCCCCATCAGCAATCGGTCCCAAACCGGTCGGCCCAGTTCGTCATACCCCAACCAGCTCTGAGTATCCCCCAACGCCAGGAGTTTATCCAGTTGCACGTTAATGGCGGAATGGCCCACAGCATAGCCGCCCAGTGCCATCAGAATCCAGGCCAGGACAATGCCATAAGGCAACCACTTAATGATCGGATATTTCATTCAACTTCGCCCTTACTTCATGCCTACTTCGCCAACCGAATTCGCGGGTCCAACCAAGCGTAAATGACCTCCGTCAACCCATTGACCGTAATATACGCCACACTGATGATTAAAATGCACGCCTGTACCACCGGATAGTCGCGGCGTTGAATCGAATCCACCAGCAATTGTCCCAGGCCTGGCCAATCAAACACCACTTCGGTAATCACCGCACCGCCCAGCAAGGTTCCAAGCTGTAATCCCAGAATCGTCACCACCGGCAGCAACGCATTGCGCAAGGCGTGTTTACCAAAAACCGCTCTTGGCGGCAGCCCTTTTGCCTGTGCGGTTCGAATAAAATCTTCATGAAACACTTCCAACAGAGAAGCGCGTAACATCCGCGCCAAAATCGCGGCCAAAGCCGTGCCCAAGGTGACCGCCGGTAAGACCCAAGACCCAGGCTGAGCCGCCCCACTGACCGGCAACCAGGCCAAGCCGATGGCGAAAATCAAAATCAACATCGGACCCAACCAAAAATTCGGAATGGAAACCCCCAGCAACGACACCGTCATCGACAGATAATCCGGCCAATCCCCGGCACGGCGAGCGGCCCAGAACCCTAATGGAAAAGCGATTAACGCCGCAATCAAAAGCGCCATCACCGTGAGTTTTAATGTATAAGGAAAGCGTTCGGCAATCAGACTGGAAACCGGTTGTTGATAAAACAACGAATTGCCGAGATCGCCGTGCAGTAATCCGCCCATATATTGCAAATACTGCTGCCAAATGGGCAAATCCAGCCCAAGCTGCTTGCGCAACAAAGCTTCATCCGCCGGACTGGCCCAATCGCCCAGCATCACCGCTACCGGGTCGCCGGGAACCAGATGAATCAATAAAAACACCAACGAGCTGACCACCCAGGTAATCAACATCACCGAACCCACCAGACGAACCAAATACTGAATCATGGCTCGATCACCATCTCCGTGCCCACCGGAATGCGATCAAACAAGTCCAGAATATCGGTGTTTCGCATACGCACACAACCGTGAGACAAGGGTTCGCCCATCGGTTCGGAGTCAGGCGTGCCGTGGAGGTAAATATAACGTTGCATGGTGTCCACCTGCCCGAGACGATTAACGCCTTTTTCCAGCCCCGATAACCACAGAATTCGGGTCAAAATCCAATCGCGCTTCGGGTGCGCTTTGGCCAAGGCATCATTATAGATTTCTCCGGTCGGACGTCGGCCGACAAATACCGTATTCAATGGCTGGCCTGCGCCAATCTTGGCCCGAATCACATGGCGACCCAACGGCGTTTTACCGGAGTTTTTTTCGGCGCCAATACCATTCAAAGCCGTGCTGACCGAATAGGTTTTTACGGACTCAAAAGCACT
This window harbors:
- a CDS encoding ABC transporter permease; translation: MKYPIIKWLPYGIVLAWILMALGGYAVGHSAINVQLDKLLALGDTQSWLGYDELGRPVWDRLLMGAQTSLLVAVSVVVFSALIGTTIGVYSAYIGGWTDKVVLKIIDVFLAFPGLLLAIALAAILGPGIENVVFALVTVGWVGYARLARAQTLSLRQREHIQAAKAMAVPTHLILFRHLIPLMLAPLGVEATFGIAGAVISEAGLSFLGLGVQAPDASWGSMIREGTRYLLVAPHLVWAPGIALMLVVLGVNLLGDQWRDRLDVKSRPRTV
- the nikB gene encoding nickel ABC transporter permease: MIQYLVRLVGSVMLITWVVSSLVFLLIHLVPGDPVAVMLGDWASPADEALLRKQLGLDLPIWQQYLQYMGGLLHGDLGNSLFYQQPVSSLIAERFPYTLKLTVMALLIAALIAFPLGFWAARRAGDWPDYLSMTVSLLGVSIPNFWLGPMLILIFAIGLAWLPVSGAAQPGSWVLPAVTLGTALAAILARMLRASLLEVFHEDFIRTAQAKGLPPRAVFGKHALRNALLPVVTILGLQLGTLLGGAVITEVVFDWPGLGQLLVDSIQRRDYPVVQACILIISVAYITVNGLTEVIYAWLDPRIRLAK
- a CDS encoding L,D-transpeptidase — its product is MFLHLSISKQQLALLPEESAFESVKTYSVSTALNGIGAEKNSGKTPLGRHVIRAKIGAGQPLNTVFVGRRPTGEIYNDALAKAHPKRDWILTRILWLSGLEKGVNRLGQVDTMQRYIYLHGTPDSEPMGEPLSHGCVRMRNTDILDLFDRIPVGTEMVIEP